From one Paenibacillus terrae HPL-003 genomic stretch:
- a CDS encoding LacI family DNA-binding transcriptional regulator, giving the protein MKKPTIEDVAQKAGVSKSTVSQFLNKRYKYMSEQTRDRISEVIRELNYQPNGLARSLKQNRTFMVGVIVANIDYTLSIQSIRAIEEELQRFGIQVIICNADENPDKESQYIEMLKARQVDGLIIFPTGKHADIYNQLIREKYPLVFLDRLVDGVNTRSLLLDNEMAVKLAIQELVAHNHERIALITLPLGLNRITPRVERLSGYKKALEERGLPFREEYMRSVSKENIQQTLEELFQLQEPPTALLAGNDIVLAEVLKYVNARRKRIPAELSIIGIDDAEFAHIYNPPITTITQPIADMGKQAAKTLLSSIEEGGESVPIIYRFVPDLNRGESVKTL; this is encoded by the coding sequence ATGAAGAAACCGACGATAGAAGATGTTGCCCAGAAGGCGGGAGTGTCTAAAAGCACCGTCTCGCAGTTTCTGAACAAACGATATAAATACATGAGCGAGCAGACCAGAGACCGGATTTCCGAGGTCATTCGGGAATTAAATTATCAGCCCAACGGGCTGGCCCGCAGTTTAAAACAGAACCGGACGTTTATGGTTGGTGTCATTGTAGCCAACATTGATTACACGCTGTCGATCCAGTCCATTCGGGCTATTGAGGAGGAATTGCAGCGTTTTGGTATTCAGGTAATCATCTGTAACGCCGACGAAAACCCGGACAAGGAGAGCCAGTATATTGAGATGCTCAAGGCTCGTCAGGTGGACGGATTGATTATTTTCCCGACAGGCAAGCATGCGGATATTTACAACCAGCTCATTCGTGAAAAGTACCCGTTGGTGTTTTTGGATCGTCTGGTAGACGGTGTGAACACGCGCAGCCTGTTGCTGGATAACGAAATGGCGGTCAAGCTGGCGATCCAGGAGCTGGTGGCCCATAATCATGAACGGATCGCGCTGATTACCCTGCCGCTGGGACTGAACCGGATTACTCCAAGGGTAGAGCGGTTGAGCGGGTACAAAAAGGCGCTGGAAGAGCGTGGCTTGCCCTTTCGGGAAGAGTACATGCGCAGTGTGTCGAAGGAGAATATCCAGCAGACGCTGGAGGAGCTATTTCAGTTGCAGGAGCCGCCAACTGCGCTGTTGGCCGGGAACGATATCGTGCTGGCAGAGGTGCTGAAATATGTGAATGCCCGACGTAAACGCATTCCGGCCGAGCTGTCCATTATCGGAATTGACGATGCAGAGTTTGCCCATATTTACAATCCACCGATTACGACCATTACGCAGCCGATTGCGGATATGGGAAAGCAGGCTGCAAAGACGCTGTTGTCCAGCATCGAGGAGGGCGGCGAATCGGTTCCAATCATTTACCGCTTTGTGCCTGATTTAAACCGGGGCGAATCCGTCAAAACGTTGTAG
- a CDS encoding MATE family efflux transporter, with protein sequence MTTRALKKGSVLSEAKELNLFHLTWPIFLELFLFMLMGSVDTFMISSVSDNAVSGVGASNQIISIAILVLEVIGNGAAIVVAQYIGSKKLVEAAQVTGTAITLNLMVGLLLSVIFLVFGTHMLQWLNVQGDILVYAESYMSIVGGAIFLQALINALAATIRTHGFTRETMYVSVLMNVIHVVGNYVLIFGHWGMPALGVEGAAISTVGSRFVCLLIFFWLMYRVTEVRVEWKYYVQLSRKFIAKILRIGVPSALESIMYQSCQLIFTLYVTYLGAEAMATRQYANNISSYIYLFSMAVGMGTAIVVGRLVGARQKDTAYKRVMSSVKWALLVTVIIDVIIIFFRVPLLSLFTENPEIIRLGAQVILLSILLETGRTTNIVIISSLRAAGDAKFPVFMGLISMVCMSLPLGYLLVFKLDMGLAGVWLAIAADEWTRAVIMYVRWKSRLWEKHALVEHDTPDQPATPIPVH encoded by the coding sequence ATGACAACCAGAGCACTAAAAAAAGGGTCGGTATTGTCCGAAGCCAAGGAACTGAATTTGTTCCATTTGACCTGGCCTATTTTCCTTGAATTGTTCCTATTTATGCTGATGGGCAGCGTCGATACGTTCATGATTAGTTCTGTATCTGATAATGCCGTGTCGGGTGTAGGCGCGTCCAACCAAATTATTTCAATTGCTATCCTTGTACTGGAGGTTATCGGCAACGGCGCAGCTATCGTCGTAGCTCAATATATCGGTTCTAAAAAGCTTGTCGAAGCGGCCCAGGTTACGGGTACGGCTATTACGTTGAATTTAATGGTAGGTCTTTTACTTAGCGTGATTTTTCTCGTGTTTGGTACTCATATGCTGCAATGGCTTAACGTCCAGGGAGATATTCTGGTTTATGCGGAATCCTATATGAGCATCGTCGGGGGAGCCATTTTCCTTCAGGCATTGATTAACGCGCTGGCGGCGACCATTCGTACACATGGATTTACCCGAGAAACGATGTATGTATCGGTGCTGATGAACGTGATCCACGTGGTCGGCAACTATGTTTTGATTTTCGGACATTGGGGAATGCCTGCGCTTGGTGTAGAGGGTGCAGCTATTTCTACAGTAGGCAGCCGTTTTGTGTGTCTCCTGATTTTCTTCTGGCTGATGTACCGCGTAACCGAGGTGCGTGTCGAGTGGAAATATTACGTCCAATTGTCCAGAAAATTTATCGCTAAAATTTTGCGTATTGGTGTGCCATCCGCGCTGGAATCCATCATGTATCAGTCGTGTCAGCTCATTTTTACACTGTACGTGACCTATTTGGGCGCAGAAGCGATGGCAACCCGTCAATATGCCAATAACATTTCGAGCTATATCTACTTGTTCAGTATGGCGGTCGGTATGGGGACGGCCATCGTGGTCGGAAGGCTGGTCGGAGCCAGACAGAAAGATACAGCCTATAAACGTGTAATGAGCAGTGTAAAATGGGCGCTTCTGGTGACTGTGATTATTGATGTGATTATTATCTTTTTCCGCGTGCCATTGCTCAGCCTATTCACCGAAAACCCTGAGATTATTCGCTTGGGGGCACAGGTGATTTTACTTAGTATTCTGCTGGAAACGGGACGAACGACGAATATCGTCATTATTAGCTCGTTGCGTGCCGCAGGAGATGCCAAGTTCCCAGTCTTCATGGGATTGATCTCCATGGTCTGCATGAGCCTGCCACTCGGTTATCTGCTCGTGTTCAAGCTGGATATGGGGCTGGCAGGTGTGTGGCTGGCGATTGCTGCTGATGAATGGACACGTGCTGTCATTATGTATGTCCGCTGGAAAAGCCGCTTGTGGGAAAAGCATGCGCTGGTGGAGCACGATACACCAGATCAACCAGCAACCCCGATTCCGGTGCACTGA
- a CDS encoding acryloyl-CoA reductase translates to MTQSFQALVVDQTQDGEVQAEVRSLEAASLPAGEVLIRVAYSSINYKDGLAARKDGNIVKAYPFVPGIDCSGTVVSSEDSRFSEGQAVLVTGYGFGVSQFGGFSEYARVPADWVVPLPDGLTPREAMIYGTAGFTAALSLHRLEQNGVTPEQGKVLVTGATGGVGGAAIALLGKRGYHVVASSGKAEAHDYLKALGAAEVISRDEVYDGAESIRPLGKQLWQAAIDPVGGKPLASLLSQVAYNGSVAVSGLTAGTKLPTTVLPFILRGVSLLGIDSVFCPYETRVALWKRLGSDWKPKQLEQLVEREIGLADLPSALEDILAARSQGRTLVRLAD, encoded by the coding sequence ATGACTCAATCATTTCAGGCCCTTGTGGTCGACCAGACACAGGACGGTGAAGTTCAAGCAGAGGTACGCTCTTTGGAAGCTGCCAGTTTACCTGCTGGAGAAGTATTGATTCGTGTCGCTTATTCCAGCATCAATTATAAAGATGGGCTTGCCGCCCGCAAGGATGGCAATATTGTCAAAGCCTATCCGTTCGTGCCGGGTATAGATTGCTCGGGAACCGTCGTCTCTTCGGAGGATAGCCGTTTCAGCGAAGGACAAGCCGTTCTCGTTACCGGATACGGGTTTGGTGTGTCTCAATTCGGGGGATTCAGCGAATATGCGCGTGTGCCTGCGGACTGGGTGGTTCCTCTTCCGGACGGACTCACGCCAAGAGAGGCCATGATTTATGGGACAGCCGGCTTTACCGCAGCCCTGTCGCTGCATCGGCTGGAGCAAAACGGTGTTACGCCGGAGCAGGGCAAGGTGCTCGTCACCGGAGCGACGGGTGGCGTAGGCGGAGCCGCGATTGCTCTGCTGGGCAAGAGGGGCTACCATGTTGTAGCCAGCAGCGGCAAAGCCGAGGCGCACGACTACCTCAAGGCGCTCGGAGCGGCTGAGGTGATCTCCCGCGATGAGGTCTACGACGGCGCGGAGAGCATCCGCCCACTGGGCAAGCAGCTTTGGCAAGCGGCCATTGATCCCGTAGGCGGAAAGCCGCTCGCTTCGCTGCTCAGCCAAGTCGCCTACAACGGCTCCGTTGCCGTGAGCGGTCTGACGGCAGGCACCAAGCTGCCTACTACGGTGCTGCCGTTTATCTTGCGCGGTGTCAGCCTGCTGGGCATAGACTCCGTCTTCTGCCCTTATGAAACACGCGTAGCGCTCTGGAAGCGGCTCGGCAGCGACTGGAAGCCAAAACAACTGGAGCAGCTTGTCGAGCGCGAAATCGGGCTGGCTGACCTTCCAAGCGCGCTGGAGGACATCCTCGCGGCCCGCTCGCAGGGCAGAACGCTCGTGCGATTGGCTGACTAA
- a CDS encoding RNA polymerase sigma factor, whose amino-acid sequence MESNRELFDRYQRDVYRTCYYMVHDPSDAEDLTQEVFITLFRSNREHIEQLKAWIMKVTVNHCLNYLKRRNSLHTKVSANPHLFTGIESKPVDRLVEERESAEEWAVYMNRLPAKIRAVLTLRYMYDFTLGEISELLSIPLGTVKSRTHKGLRLMERILRDAGVQLPEWEGDNYEQNRRNLEA is encoded by the coding sequence TTGGAAAGCAATCGAGAGCTGTTTGATAGATATCAACGGGATGTATATCGAACCTGCTACTATATGGTTCATGACCCGTCGGATGCAGAAGATTTGACGCAGGAAGTGTTTATCACCCTGTTTCGCAGCAATCGCGAACACATCGAACAACTAAAAGCCTGGATTATGAAAGTTACAGTAAACCATTGTCTGAATTACCTTAAACGCCGGAACAGCTTGCATACGAAGGTGTCAGCTAATCCCCATTTATTTACCGGGATCGAAAGCAAGCCTGTAGACAGGCTGGTGGAGGAGCGCGAATCCGCAGAGGAATGGGCTGTTTATATGAATCGTCTTCCAGCCAAAATCCGCGCGGTGCTGACACTTCGTTATATGTATGATTTTACTTTAGGGGAAATATCCGAGCTGCTGTCAATCCCACTGGGAACTGTCAAATCAAGGACGCACAAAGGACTTAGGTTAATGGAGCGAATACTGAGGGATGCAGGCGTACAGCTCCCCGAGTGGGAAGGAGACAACTATGAGCAAAATAGAAGAAACCTTGAAGCATAA
- a CDS encoding DUF4179 domain-containing protein has protein sequence MSKIEETLKHKLNEDAGVPYPDFENMWSRMEQAGHTAPTTTFHPEAVTPRRHRNWRKIAIAASLSALLVAVPVYAAIHYNWDNLLRGRSGIQTALKQNLGQPLEQSVTRDGVKLTLHTAIVDENRTVILYSLEVGKRADNEFWNVKGMSFKKATQKGSDGEYNFQQWDPKNQRYNGYFESDWTPQRETENMQLTVEHMQLYSIQEVDLPLHIQSPEPQTFTLGRDGLHDIKVQAFDQGKDKLMLSSAITFDSSMPKKWDNPQIMAYKGGIPVMSQPGGAFGKPGENGEYTAQQYFKRSDIPEEQTTYKLQYAKTEKSIDGPIEFDLQLSKKQMESGTIKTVLNTPLEKGDPNFTMEHMLVTPTQIRVTVRSKKKFADIPYQKYSLSVNGKTLEGNRWSPPNSEPYLTTIRFERPSDLVITKDSPVTFTGKYKVTIHSDDKTPLRLTHISDQRQTLTTQIGGYPVNWTYYKQGADLFVETDSEDARFGGINQTHIGLGKERIIGKPITTNFNGDGNNKAVDVYKNFKGTEASIYMFYYTTDDPEAETTVPLQPLTTQSEASE, from the coding sequence ATGAGCAAAATAGAAGAAACCTTGAAGCATAAACTAAATGAGGATGCGGGAGTTCCCTATCCCGATTTCGAGAACATGTGGAGCCGTATGGAACAGGCAGGGCATACCGCACCTACCACGACGTTCCATCCCGAAGCCGTTACCCCACGCCGACACAGAAACTGGCGCAAAATAGCTATTGCCGCCTCTCTAAGTGCACTTCTGGTTGCAGTTCCTGTCTATGCCGCCATCCACTACAACTGGGACAATCTGCTACGCGGAAGAAGTGGCATCCAGACAGCATTGAAGCAAAACCTTGGGCAACCGCTGGAGCAGTCCGTGACCAGAGACGGAGTGAAGCTAACGCTGCATACAGCTATTGTCGATGAGAATCGGACCGTGATCCTGTACAGCTTGGAGGTCGGAAAACGTGCAGACAACGAGTTTTGGAATGTTAAAGGTATGTCATTCAAAAAGGCTACGCAAAAAGGCAGTGACGGGGAGTACAACTTCCAACAGTGGGATCCGAAAAACCAGCGGTATAACGGATATTTTGAAAGCGATTGGACACCACAGCGGGAGACGGAGAACATGCAGCTGACCGTAGAGCATATGCAGCTTTACAGCATACAGGAAGTGGATTTGCCGCTCCATATCCAATCGCCTGAGCCGCAAACGTTCACGTTGGGTCGTGACGGATTGCACGACATTAAGGTACAAGCATTTGATCAAGGGAAGGACAAACTGATGCTATCCTCCGCAATTACCTTCGATTCGTCCATGCCAAAGAAATGGGATAATCCGCAGATCATGGCCTACAAGGGCGGAATCCCTGTGATGTCGCAGCCGGGAGGGGCTTTTGGCAAGCCTGGAGAGAATGGAGAATATACGGCACAACAGTATTTTAAGCGGAGTGATATACCGGAAGAACAGACCACCTACAAGCTACAGTATGCCAAAACGGAAAAAAGTATCGACGGGCCCATCGAATTTGATCTTCAGTTAAGCAAAAAACAAATGGAGAGCGGAACGATTAAAACCGTGCTGAATACCCCACTGGAGAAGGGAGATCCAAATTTTACGATGGAGCATATGCTCGTCACACCCACACAAATTCGTGTCACGGTCAGAAGTAAGAAAAAATTTGCCGATATCCCTTATCAAAAATACTCCCTTTCCGTGAACGGCAAGACGCTGGAGGGTAACCGATGGTCACCGCCTAATAGCGAACCTTATCTGACCACGATCCGTTTTGAGCGACCGTCCGATCTTGTCATTACCAAGGACTCCCCGGTTACCTTCACCGGGAAATACAAAGTAACGATACACTCAGATGATAAAACGCCGCTGCGTTTAACTCATATTTCCGATCAAAGGCAGACGCTGACCACACAAATCGGCGGCTATCCGGTGAACTGGACCTACTATAAACAAGGAGCGGATCTGTTCGTGGAAACCGATAGCGAGGATGCCCGTTTTGGTGGAATCAACCAGACCCATATTGGTCTGGGCAAAGAACGGATTATCGGCAAACCGATCACGACCAACTTCAACGGAGACGGCAACAACAAGGCGGTTGATGTCTACAAGAACTTCAAGGGGACCGAGGCTTCCATCTATATGTTCTACTACACGACGGACGACCCAGAGGCAGAGACAACTGTACCCTTACAGCCTCTGACGACCCAAAGCGAAGCATCTGAATAG
- a CDS encoding carbohydrate ABC transporter permease — MKTSRRTNWPALLLVALGTIFILFPLYMTVTIAFKNPEQMAYSVFAFPTELHWENFSRAVEMTNFFSAFQNSVMVTTATVVLTLLTNSMVAYAIARNMQRRFFKGLYFYFVSAMFIPFPIIMLPIVKLASGLHMTNLFGLIMLHTVYGLAFNVFVYVGYIRSIPVALEEAATVDGATTWGTFWRIIFPLMAPISATVGILTCLSTYNDFLLPLIIISDPEQYTLPLVQYVFQGQFNTDFNLAFASYLMALLPMIIVYLIAQKWIINGVTQGSVK, encoded by the coding sequence ATGAAAACGAGCAGACGTACCAACTGGCCTGCACTGCTTCTGGTGGCGTTGGGAACGATATTTATCCTGTTTCCCCTCTATATGACGGTAACGATTGCGTTTAAAAATCCTGAACAGATGGCGTATTCTGTCTTTGCCTTTCCGACCGAGCTGCATTGGGAAAACTTTAGTCGTGCGGTGGAAATGACCAACTTTTTCAGCGCTTTTCAGAATAGTGTGATGGTCACGACAGCGACGGTAGTGTTGACGCTGTTGACCAATTCTATGGTCGCCTATGCGATTGCGCGTAATATGCAGCGGCGTTTTTTTAAAGGATTATATTTTTATTTTGTGAGCGCTATGTTCATTCCGTTCCCGATCATCATGCTACCGATTGTTAAATTGGCCTCGGGACTTCATATGACCAATCTGTTTGGTCTGATTATGCTGCATACGGTGTACGGGCTGGCGTTTAATGTGTTCGTCTATGTCGGCTATATCCGTTCCATTCCGGTGGCACTGGAAGAAGCGGCTACAGTAGACGGAGCGACGACATGGGGTACGTTCTGGCGAATTATTTTTCCATTGATGGCACCGATTAGTGCTACCGTGGGTATTCTCACCTGCCTGTCTACCTATAACGACTTTCTGCTGCCGCTCATTATAATCAGCGACCCGGAGCAGTATACACTGCCGCTCGTCCAGTATGTGTTCCAGGGACAGTTCAATACAGACTTCAATCTGGCCTTTGCCTCGTATCTGATGGCCTTGCTGCCGATGATTATCGTTTATCTCATTGCACAAAAATGGATCATCAACGGCGTTACGCAAGGCTCCGTGAAGTAA
- a CDS encoding carbohydrate ABC transporter permease has translation MNKRLTAFYWMTVPAVLLFFIFLTLPALQGFYYSLTNWNGFGHQYHFVGFKNYVNLFQDDNVGNAYWFTFKFAIVVTIAINVLSLLIALGLNAKIRFRNFFRGIYFLPNILSVLIVGYIFNYLFSNVFTIWGQNLGITSLSTNILGSEQLAWVGVVIVAVWQGIAFNTILYLAGLQTIPTSLYEASNLDGAGKWREFWSITFPLIAPFFTINMVLAMKNSLMVFDQIVALTNGGPGRATQSISHLIYTGGFRGGEFAYQSANSVIYFIVIAMISILQLRFLQRREMDN, from the coding sequence ATGAACAAGCGACTAACGGCTTTCTATTGGATGACTGTGCCGGCTGTCCTGTTGTTTTTTATATTTTTGACATTGCCTGCTTTGCAGGGCTTTTATTATTCGCTCACGAACTGGAACGGCTTTGGTCATCAATATCACTTTGTCGGGTTCAAAAACTATGTCAACCTGTTTCAGGACGATAATGTGGGGAACGCATACTGGTTTACCTTCAAGTTTGCCATTGTGGTCACGATTGCGATTAACGTCCTCAGTTTGCTGATTGCGCTGGGGCTGAATGCTAAAATACGGTTCCGTAACTTTTTCCGGGGTATTTATTTTCTGCCTAATATTTTGAGTGTGCTGATTGTCGGGTACATATTCAATTACTTGTTTTCGAACGTATTTACGATTTGGGGGCAAAATTTAGGCATTACCTCTTTGTCGACCAACATTTTGGGCAGCGAACAGTTGGCTTGGGTGGGAGTTGTGATCGTAGCTGTATGGCAGGGGATTGCCTTTAATACGATTCTGTATCTGGCCGGGCTGCAAACCATTCCAACAAGTCTGTACGAGGCATCCAATTTGGACGGTGCAGGCAAATGGCGTGAATTCTGGAGTATTACCTTTCCGCTGATTGCCCCGTTTTTTACGATCAATATGGTATTGGCGATGAAAAATTCACTCATGGTGTTCGACCAGATCGTGGCCTTGACGAACGGTGGACCGGGGCGGGCAACACAGTCGATATCACACTTGATCTATACAGGGGGCTTTAGAGGCGGGGAATTTGCTTATCAGTCGGCAAACTCTGTCATTTATTTTATTGTGATTGCGATGATTTCCATCTTGCAGCTGCGATTCCTCCAGAGAAGGGAGATGGATAACTGA
- a CDS encoding ABC transporter substrate-binding protein, whose translation MWKWGKRLSILASILLIAIIVSACNKGDTSGKVKIEFFQNKPEAKGSFDKLISQFNQEHPGIEVTQVNPPEAETVLLTRVVKNDVPDIVGLGATDTYSILAQSGIFTDLANTELPRTVDPIYLKMLKDVTGADPVYGIPYAANANGVMYNKTLFKEMGLQVPKTWDELIATAQKIKAAGKIPFYFTYKDDWQTNLPFNALGPNLVGIDFFLQRRANQVTFQDKYREVAEKQLELLKYGHGDNFGKNYADGNRAFANGQGLMYIQGSWAISEIRKANPKVELGFFPLPTGNDEKAVKLVSGIDTLLAVSESTPHKKEAEEFIAFLLKPENSKQYITEQTLFSAVKGVTQDDPSVAELLPYFKSGRVIDFADHYIPKAVQLNSIVQAFLQNGDIDAYLAKLDSEWDKVANRR comes from the coding sequence ATGTGGAAATGGGGCAAGAGGCTGTCAATACTAGCTTCGATACTTCTAATTGCGATTATTGTAAGCGCATGCAATAAGGGCGACACGTCAGGCAAGGTGAAGATTGAATTTTTCCAGAACAAGCCGGAGGCCAAGGGTTCCTTCGATAAGCTGATCTCCCAATTCAATCAGGAGCATCCTGGTATTGAAGTGACACAGGTCAACCCGCCGGAGGCAGAGACGGTGTTGCTGACCCGGGTTGTCAAAAATGATGTACCTGACATTGTGGGGCTTGGGGCCACCGATACTTATTCCATTTTGGCCCAGAGTGGTATTTTTACGGATTTGGCGAATACGGAGCTGCCGCGTACCGTGGACCCAATCTACCTCAAAATGCTCAAGGATGTGACCGGGGCTGATCCTGTGTACGGAATTCCTTACGCTGCCAATGCGAATGGTGTGATGTACAACAAAACACTTTTCAAGGAAATGGGATTACAGGTGCCCAAAACATGGGACGAATTGATCGCAACGGCACAAAAGATCAAGGCTGCTGGCAAAATCCCGTTCTATTTTACATATAAAGATGATTGGCAGACGAACCTTCCCTTCAATGCGCTTGGCCCAAATCTGGTGGGCATTGATTTTTTTCTGCAACGGCGTGCCAATCAGGTCACCTTTCAGGATAAGTACCGCGAGGTGGCAGAAAAGCAACTGGAGCTGCTGAAATACGGACATGGCGATAATTTTGGCAAAAACTATGCGGATGGGAACCGTGCCTTTGCTAATGGACAGGGGCTTATGTACATCCAGGGCTCATGGGCGATATCTGAAATCCGCAAGGCGAACCCGAAGGTGGAGCTTGGGTTCTTCCCGTTACCGACAGGGAACGATGAAAAGGCTGTCAAGCTGGTGTCCGGTATAGATACACTGTTAGCCGTTTCGGAGAGCACTCCGCATAAAAAAGAGGCCGAGGAGTTTATTGCCTTCCTGTTGAAGCCAGAGAACAGCAAGCAGTATATCACGGAGCAAACGCTGTTTTCAGCGGTGAAGGGAGTCACGCAGGATGATCCGAGTGTAGCGGAGCTGCTGCCGTATTTTAAATCCGGGCGTGTCATTGATTTTGCCGATCATTATATTCCGAAAGCCGTACAGTTAAACTCCATTGTGCAGGCCTTCCTGCAAAACGGAGACATCGACGCTTATCTGGCGAAGCTGGACAGTGAATGGGATAAGGTGGCTAACCGCCGATAG
- a CDS encoding cellulase family glycosylhydrolase, with protein MRDWRLYGKKVLVFAAVLLLFSGIGLLNGGRSFAASGFYVSGTSLKDANGNTFVMRGVNNPHIWFDTQAYQALDSIAATKSNTVRIVWQTNGSAQRLEQIINRAKQLKLISVVELHDVTGSNDANRLNDMARYFADPAVKKILADNQKYVLVNIANEWGDHNLTDAAWRDAYKTAITTLRNAGLPNTIVIDGSGWGQYASPIKAHGVELLQHDPNHNLLFSVHMYANYNDSSKIGSELQAIKDKGLAVIVGEFGYNYNNGNNNLGTTVNPYEVMKQSQAKGIGYLAWSWTGNNSENAWLDLVNSSDWKTPTAWGNIILNDANGIKNTSKTASVY; from the coding sequence GTGAGAGATTGGCGGTTATATGGTAAAAAGGTACTGGTATTCGCTGCAGTATTGCTGCTTTTTTCCGGCATTGGTTTGTTGAATGGAGGTAGATCATTTGCAGCCTCGGGGTTTTATGTAAGCGGAACCAGCCTGAAGGATGCTAACGGAAATACCTTTGTCATGCGTGGAGTGAATAACCCTCATATCTGGTTTGATACACAGGCCTATCAGGCATTGGATAGCATTGCGGCGACAAAGTCCAACACCGTTCGCATTGTGTGGCAAACGAATGGATCAGCACAAAGACTGGAGCAAATTATCAACCGCGCTAAACAGCTCAAGCTGATTTCCGTCGTTGAACTGCATGATGTTACGGGCAGCAATGACGCCAACCGTTTGAACGATATGGCCCGTTATTTCGCTGATCCAGCGGTAAAAAAAATACTGGCCGATAACCAGAAATACGTACTCGTGAATATCGCGAATGAGTGGGGTGACCACAACCTCACCGACGCCGCATGGCGAGACGCTTATAAAACGGCGATCACCACACTGCGCAACGCAGGCTTGCCGAATACAATTGTGATCGACGGCTCCGGTTGGGGACAATATGCTTCCCCGATTAAAGCCCATGGCGTTGAGCTATTACAGCATGATCCGAACCATAATTTGCTGTTCTCCGTCCATATGTACGCCAACTACAATGATTCCAGCAAAATCGGCTCCGAGCTGCAAGCCATTAAGGACAAGGGGCTGGCTGTAATCGTGGGCGAGTTTGGCTACAACTACAACAATGGCAACAACAATCTGGGCACCACCGTGAACCCTTATGAGGTCATGAAGCAATCCCAAGCCAAAGGCATTGGCTATCTGGCCTGGTCCTGGACGGGCAATAACAGTGAGAACGCATGGCTTGACCTTGTGAACAGCAGCGACTGGAAAACACCGACGGCATGGGGCAATATCATATTGAACGATGCCAACGGCATTAAGAACACCTCGAAGACAGCTTCGGTGTACTGA
- a CDS encoding ABC transporter permease translates to MLRIWRSEMERIWNRKSTLLLYIAYILIVVVIICSHKVTGTKVLRFGEGTVAVNNLNLPWLMMSEVALFLITAILPILYVDQLSGDLYSGAYRLYMLRPYRRFQFWLAKLLALSASTGIFMGTSLLIGVLTGWLFFPHSSTFFKYGSSDASPPSDAILYILVFYLVLTLVCFKSRELL, encoded by the coding sequence ATGCTGAGAATCTGGCGAAGTGAGATGGAACGAATTTGGAATCGCAAATCCACTCTTTTATTATATATAGCCTATATATTAATCGTGGTTGTAATTATATGTAGCCATAAAGTAACGGGTACGAAGGTCTTACGTTTTGGTGAAGGAACTGTGGCCGTAAATAATCTGAACCTGCCGTGGCTGATGATGAGTGAGGTTGCTTTATTTCTAATTACAGCAATCCTGCCCATTCTGTATGTGGATCAGTTAAGCGGCGATCTCTATTCCGGAGCGTATAGGCTATATATGTTACGACCGTATCGACGTTTTCAGTTTTGGCTTGCCAAGTTGCTCGCACTATCAGCCTCGACGGGCATTTTTATGGGGACAAGCCTGCTTATAGGTGTACTCACAGGATGGTTGTTCTTCCCGCATAGCTCTACTTTTTTTAAATATGGTTCATCAGATGCCTCTCCCCCATCAGATGCCATACTCTACATACTTGTGTTTTATTTGGTATTAACGCTGGTTTGCTTTAAGAGTAGAGAACTCCTTTAA